GCTACGAGACCGCCTTCGGCATCCTTCATAAGCTGCGCGCCGGGATGGTGCGCCCCGAGCGCGACAAGATTGGCGACACGCCGCAAGAACACGTCGAAGTGGATGAAACGTGGGTTGGAGGACGAACCCGAGGCGATGGACGGGGTGTCCATCACAAGGTTCTCGTCGCCTGTGCCGTGGAGGTGCGCCACCGGAAACCGGGAACCAAGCTCGACAATCGGAAAGACGGTCGCTACGCGGGACGCGTTCGTCTCGCTGTTGTCCCCGACCGTAGCGCCAATTCGCTCTGCGGATTCGTCGAAAACGCCGTTGCTCCCGGATCGCTGATCGTTACCGACGACTGGAGCGGCTATGCCGGTCTCGGAAGGCGCGGGTTCGACCACCATGCAATCGCCGAATGCGGCGACCCGGAGGTGGCAGAAGAATTCCTGCCGATCGTCCACTTGGTCTTTACCAACCTGAAGACCTGGATCAACGGCATCCATCACGGGGTCAGCGCCAAACATCTACAAGCCTACCTCAATGAATTCACGTTTCGGTTCAACCGGCGCCTCTATCCCTTCAACGCGTTCCGCTCGCTGCTCGGAATCGCGGGTAGGGCAGCCGCACCAACCTTTGACGAGCTTTATTCCGGGGAATGGACACACCCTACATTTAGTGGGTGTGGGTAACAACCGGATAGGCAAGCAAGGGACTACGACCGAAAGCTGAATCTATTTACGGGTGCGAGCAGAGTGGAAGTTGATGAGCTCCCAAGAACCGGACTGACCTACCCTGAAAACGTGCAATTCTACATGAACCACCTACATCAACTCGGACTAGCGGGGATTTTTCAACAGGGGAATCAGGAGCCAATTTTTGGCAATGAACCGCGAGAGCAAGTTGGTGTCAGGGTTCGCTCTCAATATATGTTAACCGATTTCGGGCAGCGCTTCATTCATGCCTGCACCGCGGGAGAGGCCACAAACGACTTTTCGTAAAGCGTGTTCGGCTTCACGCACACTTCGGCGCGTCTATATGTGATAATATTCCTTATTAGATACTCTCCGCCCAAACCCGCCAGTCCGGTTTCCCCCCCCATAGCCATTATTCCGGTGAGGTCGATCGAGTGGGGGCGGCGGCGCTGGGGGCGCCGCCGGGGCAGGAGCAAATTAATCGGCGGCTTCGGTTTCGGTTTCGTCGGTGATCATGGCGGCTTCGACGAGGTTGGCCTGGGCGCGGATGCGTTGTTCGATGGAGGCGGCGACGTCGGGGTTGTCGCGGAGGAACTGTTTCGCGTTCTCGCGGCCCTGGCCGATGCGCTGGCTGTCGCAGGAGAACCAGGCGCCGGATTTCTCGACGATGCCGGCCTTCACCCCGAGATCGAGCAGTTCGCCGACCTTGGAGATGCCCTCGCCGTACATGATGTCGAACTCGACCTGGCGGAAGGGCGGGGCGAGCTTGTTCTTGACCACCTTCACGCGGGTCTGGTTGCCGGTGACTTCCTCGCGGTCCTTGATCGAGCCGATGCGGCGGATGTCCATGCGGATGGAGGCGTAGAATTTCAGCGCGTTGCCGCCGGTGGTGGTTTCGGGGTTGCCGAACATGACGCCGATCTTGAGGCGGATCTGGTTGAGGAAGATCACCAGGGTCTTCGAGCGCGAGATCGAGCCGGTGAGCTTGCGCAGCGCCTGGCTCATCAGGCGGGCGTGCAGGCCGACATGGCTGTCGCCCATCTCGCCCTCGAGCTCGGCGCGGGGGACGAGGGCGGCGACGGAGTCGACCACGAGGACGTCGATCGCGCCGGAGCGGACCAGGGTGTCGGCGATTTCGAGCGCCTGTTCGCCGGTGTCGGGCTGGGAGATCAGCAGGTTGTCGACATCGACGCCGAGCTTGCGGGCGTAGATCGGGTCGAGCGCGTGCTCGGCGTCGACGAAGGCGCAGGTGCCGCCGCGCTTCTGCGCCTCGGCCACGGCGTGCAGGGCGAGGGTGGTCTTGCCCGAGGATTCGGGGCCGTAGATCTCGATCACGCGGCCGCGGGGCAGGCCGCCGATGCCGAGGGCGAGGTCGAGCCCGAGCGAGCCGGTGGAAATGACGTCGATCGCCTCGGATTCGCTGCGCGAGCCCATGCGCATGATCGAGCCCTTGCCGAAGGCGCGCTCGATCTGGGCCAGGGCGGCGTCGAGTGCCTTGTTCTTTTCCATCGGTAACTCCTGAAGCGTGTTGGGCGGGCCGGCGTGATGCAACCGGAGCGCGAAATTAGTCTAGCGGGCGCCGGGTTGCCCGTCGAGGATGAGTTTTGCATGAAGAGAACATATCGGCAACACGTTTGGTAAGAATTTATTAACCATTTGTTCTCGTCATGTTCTCGTCTGGTCGGTGGTGAAGCGCCAGACGGTGCTGGAACGGAAGGCCTCGCCGGGGTCGAGCCTGGTGGAGGGAAAGGCGGGGCGGTTCGGCGAATCGGGGAAATGCTGGGTTTCGAGGGCGATTCCGTCGCCGGGGCCGTAGGGCGGCAGGTCGAGCTTGCCGGCGGCGTAGACCTGCACGGCGGGCTCGGTGGTCTCGACGGCGAGGACGCGGCCGGAGGCGGGGTCGCGCAGGAGGGCGGCGGGGCCGATGACGCCTTCGGGCTTGTCGAGCACGAAGCAGTGGTCGAGGCCGGCGCGGGCGGGGCCGATTCGCTGCTGGCGGGTGAGGTCGAGCCAGGTGCCGGCGACGGGGGCGATGGCGCCGGTCGGGATGTTCGCCGCATCGGGCGCGAGGTAGCGCGCGGCGGCGACGGCGATTTCGTGGTCGAGCGCCGTGCCGCCGCCGGCGAGGTTGAAATAGGCGTGGTTGGTCAGGTTGAGCACCGTGGCGCGGCCGGCGACGCGGGCGGCATAGTCGAGGCGGAGCGTGTTGTCCGGCGTCAGCGTGTAGGTGACGTAGACGGTGAGGTCGCCGGGGAAGCCGTTCTCGCCGTCCGGACTGTGCAGGCGGAGGGTGAGGGCGCTGCCGGTGGCGGCGACGATGTCCCACACGCGGTGGCTGAAATTGGGCGCGGGGCCGTCGGCCGGGCCGCCATGCAGGGTGTTGGCGCCCTCGTTGGCCGGCAGGGTGTGGCGGACGCCGTCGAGGGTGAAGGCGGCGCCGGCGATGCGGTTGGCGTAGCGGCCGACGAGCGCGCCGAAATAGGGGCTTTTCGTCTCGTAGTCGGCGAGGGTGGGGCAGCTCAGCACGACATTGGCGAGGCGGCCGCGGCGGTCGGGGGCGAGGAGTTCGTCGACGATGCCGCCATAGTCGAGCAGGCTGACCGACATGCCGGCCGCGTTCGCGAGGGTGATCCGCCGCACCTTCGCGCCGGCGCGCGTGGTGCCGTAGGGGGCGATGACGGGTTCGGGCATGGGCGGTCGGTCCTTCAGGCGTTTGGGCAGGCGTCCGGGATGACGGCGGCGCGGGCGAGGAGATCGGCGTCGCCGCCGGTGGCGCCGGCGGCGCCGAAGGCCAGCGCGGGGTGGACGATGCGCGCGGCGATGAAGCGTTCGGCGACGGCGGCGGGGGCGTGGCGGAGCAGCAGCGCGGCCGAGAGGGCGAGGGCGAGATGCTCGACGAGGCGGCGGGCGACGGGCTCGGCCGATTCGGGGCGTTCGAGCATCGCCTCGACGCCGGCGATCAGCGCATCGAGCGCGGTGTCCGCGCCGCGGGCGGGGGCGAGTTC
This genomic interval from Acidiphilium multivorum AIU301 contains the following:
- the recA gene encoding recombinase RecA, translating into MEKNKALDAALAQIERAFGKGSIMRMGSRSESEAIDVISTGSLGLDLALGIGGLPRGRVIEIYGPESSGKTTLALHAVAEAQKRGGTCAFVDAEHALDPIYARKLGVDVDNLLISQPDTGEQALEIADTLVRSGAIDVLVVDSVAALVPRAELEGEMGDSHVGLHARLMSQALRKLTGSISRSKTLVIFLNQIRLKIGVMFGNPETTTGGNALKFYASIRMDIRRIGSIKDREEVTGNQTRVKVVKNKLAPPFRQVEFDIMYGEGISKVGELLDLGVKAGIVEKSGAWFSCDSQRIGQGRENAKQFLRDNPDVAASIEQRIRAQANLVEAAMITDETETEAAD
- a CDS encoding aldose epimerase family protein, translating into MPEPVIAPYGTTRAGAKVRRITLANAAGMSVSLLDYGGIVDELLAPDRRGRLANVVLSCPTLADYETKSPYFGALVGRYANRIAGAAFTLDGVRHTLPANEGANTLHGGPADGPAPNFSHRVWDIVAATGSALTLRLHSPDGENGFPGDLTVYVTYTLTPDNTLRLDYAARVAGRATVLNLTNHAYFNLAGGGTALDHEIAVAAARYLAPDAANIPTGAIAPVAGTWLDLTRQQRIGPARAGLDHCFVLDKPEGVIGPAALLRDPASGRVLAVETTEPAVQVYAAGKLDLPPYGPGDGIALETQHFPDSPNRPAFPSTRLDPGEAFRSSTVWRFTTDQTRT
- a CDS encoding IS1595-like element ISAcr1 family transposase, with protein sequence MDVLAREDLPFPQSLPEFQRIFPNDAACAAYLESARWNGGFACPRCGVVGEPFRFEARPGVLRCRACRKDVSLMAGTVMERSHTPLSTWFWAAYLIASQTPGMSAVQFQRQLGLSRYETAFGILHKLRAGMVRPERDKIGDTPQEHVEVDETWVGGRTRGDGRGVHHKVLVACAVEVRHRKPGTKLDNRKDGRYAGRVRLAVVPDRSANSLCGFVENAVAPGSLIVTDDWSGYAGLGRRGFDHHAIAECGDPEVAEEFLPIVHLVFTNLKTWINGIHHGVSAKHLQAYLNEFTFRFNRRLYPFNAFRSLLGIAGRAAAPTFDELYSGEWTHPTFSGCG
- a CDS encoding Abi-alpha family protein codes for the protein MEVDELPRTGLTYPENVQFYMNHLHQLGLAGIFQQGNQEPIFGNEPREQVGVRVRSQYMLTDFGQRFIHACTAGEATNDFS